gttggtttataattttttaatgaaaacgtggccaacgaattctgaagggttgtggggcccaatctcaaccaactttggtgcctaaactgctatttaaagccaaggattgaagagaaaatgGGGGTTCCAACTCATTAGTTCatacacactcattaggattagtttagagttagtttctagagagagaagctctctcttctctctagaattaggattaggattaggtttagttcttagatctagattttaattcatcttcttctccctctatcttctcaattccttgtagttacattcattgttcttccattcttttgttgtaatctctttttttgttgttcttatgttttgttgtagatctagtattgttccttccattttctctcaattcaataagaggtaattcataataaatgtgttttctttacttttctattgttgatctcttgtttttatagttgtagattcctttaattcttgcatttaataatgtttacctctattgccttttatgtgtttgttgaaatgtctcttttagttttagtgtaggttttgttcttcttggcctaggtagagtaattagtgactcttgagttatctaattcctttgttgattgacaattagaagttgctaattgatttggatacctctaaagctagtctttcctttaggagttgattaggacttgaggaatcaaattgattcacccacttgactttccttcatggttagaggttaactaagtggtagcaatgaacactttgtggtcacaattgaggaggataactaggataggacttctaattctcatatctAGCCAAGagttttgttagttgttagtttatttcatttgcaatttatatttcttgtctaaaatcttaaaaaccccaaaatacctcacaaccaataacaaaacacttcattacaattcctagggagaacgacccgaggttcaatacttcggtttataaatttaggggtttgttacttgtgacaaacaatcttttgtatgaaaggattattgcttggtttggaaactatacttgcaacgagaattcatttgtgaattctaaaccgtcaaagaTCCGTTCATCAGGCAGCAAAAGAGGCAACGTCCGCCGGAGGTTTGCCTTCTACAATTCTTTCCATTATTTTTCTCTGTGAATtaacaaattattattttatttcttttgagttgcttaaataattaaaaaatattattttttattgacaCTGATtacaaaaagggaaagaaaaagaaaaattaaaaatgggTTGGAGAATGAAAAGGAGAGCGTGAGAAAAAAAGGGAGAGCAGAAATTAAAAAGGGGAAAGGGACCgtggaagaaaaaaaaggggaacTGGAAATGGATTGGAGAAGGAAAAGGAGAgcatgaaagaaaaagagagaggagagTTGGAAAAGGAAAAAAGGACCGTggaagaaaaagggaaagagaaaCTAGAAATGGGAAAGGGGAAGGGGAAAGAGAGCATAAATGGGAAAGGAAAAGGAAGACGAAAAAGGGTTGGGGAAGGGGAAAAGAAGTGTGAAAGAGAAAGGGAAAAGGGGACTGGGGAAGGGGGCATAGTTGTAAAAATCGAATCAGACCAGTCGATTTGACCGGAAAACTAGTGAACCGGACTAGAGTTCGGTTCGATTTACTTTTTGACCATTTAAAGAAGAAAATCGGTGTGAACCAATAAGAATCGGATCAAACCGGTCGAAATCGACAAGAACCGGtctgtttaaaaaaattttttaaatgtcTCTACCAGGTCTCGAACCAAGAACCTTGGAGCAAAAATATCTTCCACTTGCCACTCAACTATTATGCTTTTAATTAGTATATTTgacaaatactaattatatagtatacataaatatataatttaatttaatttttattttttctattttttaaattaattatattttaattatataccattattaatataaatataaatttcactaaaaatttattaatgctagtataaattttaattatataccattattaaatataaattttaattatataccattattaatataaatattttttttattttaatgctAGTATTGTGATTaaggttatttgttttgatattaGTGTTAAAATCTACTGATATTATAGTTAGATGATAGGTTttgtgaattaattatttttttattatgtcaaATTAAGATACTATTGTTGTATTACTGATAaattttatggttttttttatattagttattCTTAGAAGTTGAGACTTGATTCTTCATAAAATGTTAGCGAATAtatgtatttcaaattttaattttaaatttttaactattttatattttatatttatgtgaGACCGATTTTATCAATTCAACCAGTGATTTATTGGTTGAACCAATAAATCAGTGACTTGACCGGTTCAATTACCGGTTCAATTTTGACAACTATATGGAAGCgggtgtttttcttttttttttttaataaatataaagcGTGGGGGTGGgggtgtttttcttttttttaataaatataaaatgacGTCGTTTTTAGTGTTCCGATGAACGAAAAATACGTTAGGGACTAGTGTGAGTCCCAGAGTACAAGTTCAGGAATAAAATTGAATAACTATTAACTTCAAAGATCATTTTAATGCTCGAGTGTAAATTCAGGGACCAATTTGAGATTTAACCCTTCTTTTTAATATGGAGACGTCTGTGATGGCCAAGGCCAAACGGTGGCTAAAATGACCCAAGAAAAAATATCCAGTAGAAGTGTGACGCACGCCACCTTTGGAGTGTGCTGACCGTGGAACTTGACTTCCTGAACCACGGTAAAAATGCTAATGGAAACGGGGTAATTATTTTGAATCTTTAATCACAACTAATTAAGATGTAGATGATACGAATGTATTTCATGTCATCATTTTGGGATGCATTGAAAGTGGAAGATGGATCTGACTATAGGGCTGGCGGAAAATCGCTATGCATAGATCTCTAGCACGAATCGAGAGTGAGTGAAGGGGGCATCCGGCACCGAGAAGCGGGGAAACGATTATCGTTGGTGGCCGAGTGGCATAGTGACATTGTGAACAAAGCTAGTGGCCGGTGGAGTTGAACTTCATGAAATCGGGTAAGAACTGTACCTCTCGTGCTAAAATTTGTTTCTTCTTAATTCACTATATTAATGTTTCCTGACATGAAATAAATTGAAGAAGGGCTCCTGTGGGTAGGAAACATTGATTAACGCGAAGTACTATCGCGGGAGTAGGGGTGGTGGGGTGGTTTTGTCGAAAATTCTATTGATGTGTggtctcattttttttttttaagaaagggAGATCGACAGTAAAAATTGGAATGAAGTGATAGTAATGGCCATGATAGCGTGCAGCGAGTCTAGCAAAAGGATCATCTTATTCAATGTTTATGAGAGCAAGAAAAGCGAACATTCATGAAGAATACTCTACTTGGCACAAAGGCAGAAACGAGATGTGATCGGAAGAAGTTTTCACGGTTGTGTATAGCTAGTCCACGAAGAACATCATCTTCTTCAATGTTCATGGAGGTCTCATATGTTACTAATGAAGGAAGACAGTCTACATTGGAGTGGGTGAGAATCAGGTTGGGGGTATATATGGGTGTTGGGACTTGGGAATGGATAAAATTCTATATACctctactattttatttttgtcaaaaaaaataaaaaggtttaatttttttattttgtttgtaattttaattgcttttttggtttttttttctaatttttcagAATAAAATAACGAGAAGAGAAATATTAGAAGAtgatcaaaatttattattttttattattacttaaccattaatatttaaaaatatggaataaaatatattgttagattattaaattaaagaaattaagtttatagctaaataataataaaaaataacaaattttgatGACCCTTTAATATTTCTCTAACAAAAATAGTAgcataatttaataaaataacatgaATAATTGTAAAACAATTTCATaacatataatatatttaataaaaaattatttatgtatattttatatttatctttttcataacgtaaaatatataatacaaatacctagctaatattttttaattaatagtaAATAGTAATTACGTACGCAACTATTAAAATGACTATCAAtgaaattttcatttttagAATACATTTTGCCTAATTAAATATTTCTGAAAAAAGATAACtttaataatttgaaaaaatattttgctAAGAAGAATTAGATATATCATATAttagattaatttaaaaaaaaaaacaaagaacagAGTTTGTTTGATGTTTATTTTTGTTCAATTACATATAAAATTCATATACACGGTGGATTTTTTTAGAAATGTAATTTGAGATGTACGCTTCCGTGAATTTTTGAAACTTACCACATACACGGATTCACCCACCTGATCAAATCATTGATGATTATTGTTAGTCAAAGCAATTTCAACAATACGGCGAGTTGTCGTCCTCCTTGGGCCAGTCAAAATTATATTTCTCGCCCACCATAGAACTCCCCTTTAAATATACACCTATCATACTCCTTACAAGTTTTCAAACAGTAAGTAATTATATCACGTGCAAGTCTCACATCTAGATATtttaaaagagagaaaaatatcGGTAACCAACAATATTTTTGAATAATGTGAATTAAtagaattaaaagaataaattaattttaaatttaatgaatattattaaattagaatgtagtgtatttgtatttgattgGTGGTTATTTATGTTGTTTAAAATAATCATTGTTTACCTAACACTTCGCTTTAAACGAGAGAATAGAAGCAGTAGTGAAGCACGAGGTCTTCTGAAGCTGTGAACCAAAGGCAGCAGTTTGTAACTGCGTGCCAGGATTCTCGATTTGAGCTTTTTCTAAACTGAAACCACATCATGAACCAGGATACAGCGTAAGTTATTCGTCTGTTGGTTGCTTTATCTCAATTTGGAAATAGTTTTTGATAGGGGATAGTAGAATTGGAATGCTGTTATGtaacttttaaatttcttattGTTCTTCCTTTAAGTAGTTAAACTGAACGAGTAACCAAACATATTTATACCTCAGAAGGAGAAATACAAAGCAAATACTTTATTAGCATCTCGTTCTCCTTAAACTTTGATATTACCGatattcttgttttgatttaaatAACAATACTCAGCTCTTTGAATCATGATTATTTGACAAATAGATCGGAGCAGTCATTCGATTCGGAGTATTCCGAGAGACTCTCAGGGTACTCCTCTGTAGCCAGTGGTGACGAAAGTGTCCTTTTGATCGCGAAGCATTGTGAACATGAGAGGCTGGAATTGCTTGAAGAAGTGTATCATCAAGCAAGAGGGGAGGCAGCAGCCTATTCTTCCTCTACCATCTTGAAAGAATTCAAGAGCCCTACTACCGGGAACACGGCGCTACACATAGCCGCTTTGTATGGCAATGATGAGATGGCGGATCTCGCTGTGCAACAAGAGCTTGATCTAATATTCTCCCTCAACGAAAACGATGACACTCCCCTGCATGTTGCTGCAAGAGCTGGCCATTTCTCCACTATTAAAAGGCTCTTGGATGCTTATTGGATCGGGTCCAACAACAATGTGGCAAATCTATTGGAACTAATGAAGATGAAGAACAAGAAAGGGAACATTATGTTGCACGAGGCCATGATGAGTGGTAGCGGCAGCCAAGGGAGTATGATTTTCGATGTACTTGAAGCATACACCACTACTGGAGAAGGGGAATCAATATCATTGTCACAGTCTTGTTATGAATTAGCGTTGGATGAGGTAAACAAGGAACGTAAATCGGTGTTGTACGTGGCCGTTGAAGCTGGTCTCATGGAAGCTGTTAACAGAATCTTGGACAAATGCCCCGAGAGTGCCACGCCAAAGGGAACATCACCCCTTCTAGTAGCCATGCTGAACAAGAATAAAGGTAATTTTGCTGCTAAATTTTAATCATGTTCGTCTATTTTTATATCATGAAAGAAGGTGTACAATTAGTGGTGTACCAAAGAGTATATCAACAGTCTATAATGTGTATATATGGATGTATGTGCGGCAGAGATGCTGGAAACCATAGTGGAAAGGAAGGACGAATGGATACATTTAAGGGATCCGTATGGAGCGCTTGCTCTTCATTTTGCGGCAGAAATAGGTTACCATGAAGGTGTCATTCTTCTAAATGAGAAATGCAAGACTTGTAAAATTGACAGAGACAACAACGGCTACCTGCCACTTCATCTAGCGGCTCGTCAAGGCCATGTGCAAGTGGTTAAGGAACTCTTACAACACTGTCCAGAGCTTGACGAGATGCTTGACAGGGATCTCAACAATATTCTTCACATTGCAGCTGAAAGTGGAAAGCTTGATGTGGTGCGATACATCCTTCAAACACCACAACTTGAGAAGATGATACATCAGCAGAATAAGCATGGAGACACACCTTTGCACGTGGCGACAAGGGAGTCCCGTGCTAGCATTGTCTATGCTTTAACATGGGATGACAGGGTTAAAATTAATGAGCTCAACTCAAGGAAGAAAACACCTCTTGACATTGCATTTACAAAGTATTTCAATGAGGGACAAATTCCATCCCTAAAACAGGCAAGCACAAGATTGTTTGCATAGTTCACAATCAcattctcttttcctttcttgacTCACATTTTGTACGTTTATTTGCAGTCACTTACACGGATAGCATTACAATCTGCTGGTGCAAAAGCACCATTCTCAGCATTAGAATCTGCAGGTGGAAAAGCACGATTCTCAGCTGAATCAGTTGGATCGTATAGCGTCTCTGAAACAGAGCAATTCAGAGACAGAGTAGAGTCATTGAGTGTGATCTCAACCCTCGTACTAACAGCTTCGGTGGCAGCATGTTTGGCCGTGCCGGGCGAGGCAGATGGCACGGCCAAAAACCTGCACAAGGCCATGTTCCACTTGTTCATCTTCTCCATCACAGTGTCTCTCTTTAGCTCCATCGGTGCCACAATTATACTCATTTGGGGAAGGTTCGGAATGTTTGAGCTGTTGAATCTTTCTATGGAGGTGGCAATGCCGCTTCTTGGAACCGCTCTCATAACGCTATCTCTGGCATTCATGGCTGGTATCTACACAGTTGTAAGCAAACTCACATGGCTGGCCACAACCTTTGTGATTGTAACTTCCACTTTCGTGGGCATTATTTTTGTCTTGTATATCCTCCTGTTTCTTCCTTCATCATCTACATGGAAGATCTCACGCTACATTTCCTACTACCCCTTTATTTTTCTAGCATCACTAGCTGAGAAGCAACGCGTACCCCGTTTTTTGTCTACCTTAGCTGGCATGCCAAGACCTCTTAAACCAACCATCTATTAGAGAAGTTTTATAGTAGCATTAATTTTGGTAGGTAAAAATGACATAAGTTTAACctacaaataaaatattaacacATAGTATGATAAATTTATGATcaaataattctatttttttataatttttatgattatttatattaaaataattttttataattatttttataattataaagaatgattttaaaaaaataacactaaattaaatttttaattatatttataattattattttattattttatttttaaaaaataatttcttatccttattttactaaaataagtttttataattatttttattttttaattattttgtattattattttttttaataatttctaaaactaacactaaaattattttttaattatttttattttaaaaaaataattttttataattatttttattattatttttatcaaaataatttttttataattttaaaaaactaacaTCAAAATAATATTCTCTCTTGgtgttattttaaaaataatcataaaaaattataagagaGAATATATTTTGGtgttagttttttaaaattacaaaaaaaataaaaaaaattattttggcaaaaataataataaaataattataaatttttttaaaacaaaattaattaaaaaaataattttggtattatttttagaaattattaaaaataataatattaaaaaataaaaataattataaaaacgtattttagtaaaaataattataaaaattactttttaaaaataaaaccaataataaaataataattataaatataattagaaaattattttggttttatttttttgaaattatcttttataattataaaataatataagaaattattttgatataaaagtaataataaaaaattataagagagaaaaaattattttagtcataaatttattatgtcatatgttaaaattttatttgtaagTCAAATTTATGACATTTTTAACCATTAAAATTAATGCCACTATAAAATTTTTCTTATACACTAGCTATAGACTCGTGTAACTTGTTTCTCTCTGTATGGCACCGAATAAATAATAACATTGATTTATGATTATTGGACAAAGATGATGGATGAAGAAATTGGTTGCTGCAACAGCTGGCCACATCTCCATTATTAATACGATCTTCACTGTTTACTCCAACAGCTACCACAATAATAATGTGACTTTGGCAGCACTGTTGGATCTTATATATTCATATGAAGAATTGAAAATAGTTTTTGATAGGGGCTAGTAGAATTGGAATGCTGTTATGTAACTTTTAATTGTCTTACTCTTCTTTCTTAAGTAGTAACGAGTAACCAAATACTTTGCATCTCTTTCCACTTAacaaatttattttgatattgttgattgaaaaaatattttcaataaagaCAAATGGTTTGAAGTGGTGAAGTGGTCGAAGATATAAGCAGTTTTTTGAAAAGACATACGCACAAATATTAGATGGAAGTTTTTTATACGAATTCGATTTTATGGCACTTCAATAAATCGAGTAAGTCAAATCGAATATGAGACTCGCGTCAGATAATCGAATAAGTTATTCGAATAAGAGATTCGAGTGGTTATGGTAGTGGAGAAGTTAAAGGCTCCCATCACAGGAGAAAATCATGAGAAATGTTTATAGCCAAGTGGCGGGAACAATTACCAAAGGAGATGCATTTAAGGCtgtaattttgtaattaattgtaattaattatcAGTTACCTATAGTAGATTATAAATACTAGGAAGTCTTAAGGAATAAGGGTTGACACTTTTACTtagaaaaatgctcaagcaaacTCACATCCCAGAGAATTTCTGAGTCTGCGATTGAGTTACTTTTCTGTAGGGTTCCTTCCATATTTTACtctttcaatttattttcttgtaaaCTTTATCTTTTCAAGTAAATTTATCTTCCAAGTTTCATTTATCTTCTTTGTCCAATTTATCTTTCtgcattttaaattttcatgttAAAGTCATTTGACTCAGTCGAAGGCAttctattgctttcttttaattttaaagcatttctttccattttcagtACATTTTCCCTTTAGAAAACTTTGTTTATTTGCCCTTTTATTGGTTTATAACTTTTAAGTTGTCTTTATTCTCAACACCCGTCTAATCGAAGAacactttgatgcacttttagAAAACTAGTACCTGTAAAGAGGAGTAGGTTTCGCTCCCAGATTACTAGATATCAAACCACCatcgatttgctaaaaatcgACAAAACAAATTGACACGTCCGGTGAGAcagtttttaaaaattgaagTGTGTCAAAAAGACATTTTCCAGTGTCAATTGGTGTATGCGATTATGAAATGGAAAGATCATTCACATGGCTGATGAGATATCAAATGAGAATAGTGATTCATCCATCAATGATAATATACCAGTGTCCATGCAACTAGCGGACGTGACTTCACGTTCCGAAGGTACAATTGGAACTGAAAGTATAGCAGTTACTACCGTTCAGACTGGAAATAGTGGACGCAATATTCGTCCACGTGGCACTTTGCCACCGTATCAGCCTCCATTAACCGCTGGTTGGCCTCCTTATGGTCTTCCTCCTAGTTATACCCCACCAGTAGGTGGTTTTGTTCCATTTTTCCATGGGAATATAAACAGAGTGAATAACATTCAAAACCTACAACAACATTTCGAGTACTCTCGTGATTATAATGTGGGCTCTACTTCAAATGCTGTCAATTCAATGGCAGTGTATCGGTAACAAGTAGAGAAAAATCATCATGAT
The Arachis stenosperma cultivar V10309 chromosome 7, arast.V10309.gnm1.PFL2, whole genome shotgun sequence genome window above contains:
- the LOC130940797 gene encoding protein ACCELERATED CELL DEATH 6-like yields the protein MNQDTASEQSFDSEYSERLSGYSSVASGDESVLLIAKHCEHERLELLEEVYHQARGEAAAYSSSTILKEFKSPTTGNTALHIAALYGNDEMADLAVQQELDLIFSLNENDDTPLHVAARAGHFSTIKRLLDAYWIGSNNNVANLLELMKMKNKKGNIMLHEAMMSGSGSQGSMIFDVLEAYTTTGEGESISLSQSCYELALDEVNKERKSVLYVAVEAGLMEAVNRILDKCPESATPKGTSPLLVAMLNKNKEMLETIVERKDEWIHLRDPYGALALHFAAEIGYHEGVILLNEKCKTCKIDRDNNGYLPLHLAARQGHVQVVKELLQHCPELDEMLDRDLNNILHIAAESGKLDVVRYILQTPQLEKMIHQQNKHGDTPLHVATRESRASIVYALTWDDRVKINELNSRKKTPLDIAFTKYFNEGQIPSLKQSLTRIALQSAGAKAPFSALESAGGKARFSAESVGSYSVSETEQFRDRVESLSVISTLVLTASVAACLAVPGEADGTAKNLHKAMFHLFIFSITVSLFSSIGATIILIWGRFGMFELLNLSMEVAMPLLGTALITLSLAFMAGIYTVVSKLTWLATTFVIVTSTFVGIIFVLYILLFLPSSSTWKISRYISYYPFIFLASLAEKQRVPRFLSTLAGMPRPLKPTIY